Proteins from a single region of Mytilus trossulus isolate FHL-02 chromosome 2, PNRI_Mtr1.1.1.hap1, whole genome shotgun sequence:
- the LOC134705178 gene encoding short-chain collagen C4-like: protein MCKCLHVIWCFLAIVCVSVWTNSCSEDAACDDVVTMPLVDNLGATLKADIDVKNLNKHLKAYIELEMKKVFEETAKNVKTLVEKEIEVLNTTVQEKQSGVTYIRWGRKDCPSGAEIVYTGQAGGNHYSNKGGGVNYLCLPNDPENGEQQSFSNDQIYGSEYEISYAHTPTGWSGSLHNTEVPCSVCFRKHKSTMIMIPGRKTCYSGWNTEYHGYLMSDQNSQAKVDFACVDSNAEPLGNSNDINEDGALFLTVRAKCGSLKCPPYTNGATVLCSVCTK from the exons ATGTGTAAATGTTTGCATGTGATATGGTGTTTCTTGGCTATAGTTTGTGTATCAGTATGGACAAACAGCTGTAGTGAGGATGCAGCCTGTGATGATGTTGTTACCATGCCATTAGTGGATAATCTGGGGGCCACATTAAAAGCTGATATAGATGTCAAGAAtctaaacaaacatttaaaagctTACATAGAActagaaatgaaaaaagtttttgaaGAAACCGCCAAAAATGTGAAGACTCTAGTTGAGAAGGAAATTGAGGTATTGAATACAACAGTTCAGGAAAAACAGTCAG gtgTGACATACATACGATGGGGAAGGAAAGATTGTCCAAGTGGAGCAGAAATAGTTTATACAG GACAGGCCGGTGGTAATCATTACTCGAACAAAGGAGGCGGTGTTAATTACCTTTGTCTACCAAATGATCCAGAAAATGGAGAACAACAGTCGTTTTCAAATGACCAGATATATGGTAGTGAATACGAAATCTCGTATGCGCACACACCAACAGGATGGTCCGGAAGTCTGCACAATACGGAGGTACCTTGTTCAGTCTGCTTCCGGAAACATAAATCAACCATGATAATGATTCCAG GCAGAAAGACATGCTACAGCGGTTGGAATACGGAATACCATGGCTACTTGATGAGTGACCAGAACAGTCAAGCCAAGGTCGACTTTGCCTGTGTTGACAGTAATGCTGAACCGCTGGGCAATTCAAATGATATTAATGAGGATGGAGCTCTGTTCCTTACCGTACGAGCAAAATGTGGAAGTTTAAAATGCCCACCGTACACAAATGGTGCAACGGTTCTTTGTTCTGTATGCACAAAATAA
- the LOC134707363 gene encoding sodium-coupled monocarboxylate transporter 1-like isoform X1 produces MAATFTALDYCLFGAVLIVSGLIGVYYLLKEKWGAKEASADDILMGGREMPVFPVAMSLVASYMSAITVLGTPTEMYVFGSQYYLVAFSGLLTYPATCYVFLPFFHNLGLTSAYQYLELRFCRATRYLAGGIFALEMLLYMAVVLYAPALALNQVTGLSLWGSILSVGIVVTFYTSMGGLRAVLWTDTFQTFIVVGGLIGIISIGSAKLGGLAEVWRIASEGNRIEFFNFDPSPFVRCTFWGLIVGSFIGQLTIYGANQTMLQRYMSISNVRSSQLALFISLPATMLLITLVCLSGLVIYAAYATCDPLLDGKILARDQLLPYFVMETLGTVNGIPGLFVACIFSAALSSISSCLNALSITVLEDLIKPTLDYCDVTLSQRTEARLAKLLGVLGGLLVIGLAFLCYFLGTTVLQIMITVLGMAGGPLLALFIMGMFMPCVNAVGATVGTIIGSIVIVWIVTGAFVYQAPLPELPFRIDGCDVKDQINDLFNQFTSHVVDFSATSKPDVVTEIMLDHSVDWSGYKIIYQLSFLWYPTVAVGISIVFGILISWATGWRKGKINSRYIYPVSEKLCCCLPAFLIRCFNCNQLWKYNQQSGSDLLSDEEDEDDDIPITIYTKTKSKENVHLLSKASTINHEDFEADLKHSVI; encoded by the exons ATGGCTGCCACCTTTACAGCTTTGGACTATTGTTTATTTGGTGCAGTGCTAATTGTTTCTGGACTCATAGGAGTTTACTATTTACTTAAAGAAAAATGGGGCGCCAAAGAAGCTTCAGCAGACGACATTCTCATGGGTGGCAGAGAAATGCCCGTATTCCCGGTTGCAATGTCTTTAGTAGCAAGTTATATGTCTGCTATCACTGTGTTAGGTACACCGACAGAAATGTATGTTTTTGGAAGTCAATATTATTTAGTTGCATTTTCTGGGCTACTAACATACCCTGCGACATGTTATGTTTTTCTGCCATTTTTCCACAATCTTGGATTAACAAGTGCGTATCAG TATTTGGAGTTGAGGTTTTGTAGAGCAACACGATACCTGGCAGGTGGAATTTTTGCTTTAGAAATG CTTCTATACATGGCCGTCGTATTGTATGCACCAGCGTTAGCATTGAATCAAG TAACTGGATTGTCTCTGTGGGGATCTATACTTAGTGTTGGTATCGTAGTCACATTTTATACATCTATG GGAGGATTGCGGGCTGTGTTGTGGACAGATACCTTCCAAACATTCATTGTTGTTGGTGGTCTTATTGGCATTATTTCTATAGGGAGCGCAAAATTAGGAGGATTAGCAGAGGTCTGGAGAATTGCTTCGGAAGGAAacagaattgaatttttcaa tttTGATCCTAGTCCATTTGTGCGGTGCACATTTTGGGGGTTAATAGTAGGAAGTTTTATTGGTCAGCTGACTATCTATGGAGCCAATCAAACAATGTTACAGAGATACATGAGTATTAGTAATGTTAGAAGCTCACAACT CGCATTATTTATTAGCCTTCCAGCCACCATGTTGCTTATTACGCTAGTATGCCTGAGTGGATTAGTTATATATGCTGCTTACGCTACTTGTGACCCATTGCTAGATGGAAAGATTTTAGCCAGAGACCAG CTGTTGCCATATTTTGTTATGGAAACACTGGGAACAGTTAATGGCATTCCTGGCTTATTTGTTGCTTGCATATTCAGTGCCGCGTTAAG CTCTATTTCATCATGTTTAAATGCGTTATCTATTACTGTGCTTGAGGATTTGATCAAACCGACACTGGACTACTGTGATGTGACACTGTCGCAGAGAACAGAGGCAAGACTCGCGAAACTGCTAG GTGTACTCGGTGGACTTCTTGTTATTGGACTAGCGTTTTTGTGTTACTTTCTTGGAACTACTGTTTTGCAG ATTATGATAACAGTGTTAGGTATGGCTGGTGGACCACTTTTGGCATTGTTTATAATGGGAATGTTTATGCCATGTGTGAATGCAGTG GGAGCGACTGTTGGAACTATAATTGGATCAATTGTAATAGTCTGGATCGTCACTGGGGCATTTGTTTATCAAGCTCCATTACCAGAATTACCTTTTCGAATAGATGGATGTGATGTTAAAGACcaaataaatgatttgtttaaccAATTTACATCACACGTGGTAGACTTTAGTGCGACAAGTAAACCTGATGTTGTAACAGAGATAATGCTAGATCATTCTGTAGACTG gtcTGGATATAAGATAATATATCAGTTGTCGTTTCTATGGTATCCAACGGTTGCTGTTGGTATCTCTATTGTATTTGGAATACTAATTAGTTGGGCTACAG GATGGAGAAAAGGGAAGATAAATTCACGCTACATCTATCCAGTGTCAGAAAAACTATGTTGCTGTTTACCGGCATTTTTGATAAGATGTTTTAACTGCAACCAGTTATGGAAATAT AATCAACAATCTGGGAGTGACTTACTTTCTGATGAAGAAGATGAAGATGATGATATTCCTATAACGATATACACAAAGACTAAAAGTAAGGAAAATGTTCATCTATTATCTAAAGCTTCTACGATTAATCACGAGGACTTCGAGGCTGATTTAAAGCATAGTGTGATATAA
- the LOC134707363 gene encoding sodium-coupled monocarboxylate transporter 1-like isoform X2, producing the protein MAATFTALDYCLFGAVLIVSGLIGVYYLLKEKWGAKEASADDILMGGREMPVFPVAMSLVASYMSAITVLGTPTEMYVFGSQYYLVAFSGLLTYPATCYVFLPFFHNLGLTSAYQYLELRFCRATRYLAGGIFALEMLLYMAVVLYAPALALNQVTGLSLWGSILSVGIVVTFYTSMGGLRAVLWTDTFQTFIVVGGLIGIISIGSAKLGGLAEVWRIASEGNRIEFFNFDPSPFVRCTFWGLIVGSFIGQLTIYGANQTMLQRYMSISNVRSSQLALFISLPATMLLITLVCLSGLVIYAAYATCDPLLDGKILARDQLLPYFVMETLGTVNGIPGLFVACIFSAALSSISSCLNALSITVLEDLIKPTLDYCDVTLSQRTEARLAKLLGVLGGLLVIGLAFLCYFLGTTVLQIMITVLGMAGGPLLALFIMGMFMPCVNAVGATVGTIIGSIVIVWIVTGAFVYQAPLPELPFRIDGCDVKDQINDLFNQFTSHVVDFSATSKPDVVTEIMLDHSVDWMEKREDKFTLHLSSVRKTMLLFTGIFDKMF; encoded by the exons ATGGCTGCCACCTTTACAGCTTTGGACTATTGTTTATTTGGTGCAGTGCTAATTGTTTCTGGACTCATAGGAGTTTACTATTTACTTAAAGAAAAATGGGGCGCCAAAGAAGCTTCAGCAGACGACATTCTCATGGGTGGCAGAGAAATGCCCGTATTCCCGGTTGCAATGTCTTTAGTAGCAAGTTATATGTCTGCTATCACTGTGTTAGGTACACCGACAGAAATGTATGTTTTTGGAAGTCAATATTATTTAGTTGCATTTTCTGGGCTACTAACATACCCTGCGACATGTTATGTTTTTCTGCCATTTTTCCACAATCTTGGATTAACAAGTGCGTATCAG TATTTGGAGTTGAGGTTTTGTAGAGCAACACGATACCTGGCAGGTGGAATTTTTGCTTTAGAAATG CTTCTATACATGGCCGTCGTATTGTATGCACCAGCGTTAGCATTGAATCAAG TAACTGGATTGTCTCTGTGGGGATCTATACTTAGTGTTGGTATCGTAGTCACATTTTATACATCTATG GGAGGATTGCGGGCTGTGTTGTGGACAGATACCTTCCAAACATTCATTGTTGTTGGTGGTCTTATTGGCATTATTTCTATAGGGAGCGCAAAATTAGGAGGATTAGCAGAGGTCTGGAGAATTGCTTCGGAAGGAAacagaattgaatttttcaa tttTGATCCTAGTCCATTTGTGCGGTGCACATTTTGGGGGTTAATAGTAGGAAGTTTTATTGGTCAGCTGACTATCTATGGAGCCAATCAAACAATGTTACAGAGATACATGAGTATTAGTAATGTTAGAAGCTCACAACT CGCATTATTTATTAGCCTTCCAGCCACCATGTTGCTTATTACGCTAGTATGCCTGAGTGGATTAGTTATATATGCTGCTTACGCTACTTGTGACCCATTGCTAGATGGAAAGATTTTAGCCAGAGACCAG CTGTTGCCATATTTTGTTATGGAAACACTGGGAACAGTTAATGGCATTCCTGGCTTATTTGTTGCTTGCATATTCAGTGCCGCGTTAAG CTCTATTTCATCATGTTTAAATGCGTTATCTATTACTGTGCTTGAGGATTTGATCAAACCGACACTGGACTACTGTGATGTGACACTGTCGCAGAGAACAGAGGCAAGACTCGCGAAACTGCTAG GTGTACTCGGTGGACTTCTTGTTATTGGACTAGCGTTTTTGTGTTACTTTCTTGGAACTACTGTTTTGCAG ATTATGATAACAGTGTTAGGTATGGCTGGTGGACCACTTTTGGCATTGTTTATAATGGGAATGTTTATGCCATGTGTGAATGCAGTG GGAGCGACTGTTGGAACTATAATTGGATCAATTGTAATAGTCTGGATCGTCACTGGGGCATTTGTTTATCAAGCTCCATTACCAGAATTACCTTTTCGAATAGATGGATGTGATGTTAAAGACcaaataaatgatttgtttaaccAATTTACATCACACGTGGTAGACTTTAGTGCGACAAGTAAACCTGATGTTGTAACAGAGATAATGCTAGATCATTCTGTAGACTG GATGGAGAAAAGGGAAGATAAATTCACGCTACATCTATCCAGTGTCAGAAAAACTATGTTGCTGTTTACCGGCATTTTTGATAAGATGTTTTAA